The Planktothrix sp. FACHB-1365 genomic sequence ATATTCAGCTACCGCAATTTGGTGATAAGTCCAGGCTAGATCAAATTTAGTAGCACTATAGGACATATCAAATTCTACATCAACGTGAGTTTTTTTGCTTTTAATTTGCTCTGGAGATAAGGCGCGATCGCTTGTTGATATTTGGGTAATTCGTTCGACTCGTTCGGGGGTAATATAGTTATTAAACCGATCATTGCTAAAGCGATAAGCGGTAGATAAATAAGTGTTTTCATTATTAATTAATGCTTGAGCCCATCTTTCCGCTACTTGTTTAAATTGGGGGACTTCTACCGCCAGTAATTCTTTAGCTTCTTGATGTTTTCCTATTTCTAGGAGAAGATTGGCTTCTGTTGCGATGGCTACAGCCCAACCTTGAATAGAAACATCAGCATTAAGCATAATTTCAGCATCTAATTCTGGGGTAGCTTGTATGGCTTGATTACTGAGAAATAATCGCACTCTGCAAGCTGTTTTAATGGCTGATCTCGGTGATTCATCAGGAAAAAGAGAGCGATCATCAAGTTCAGCTTTTAAAGCCGCAATTTCTTTAATTAGCATGGCTTGATGAAGATGGGAAATCGCTTTGGCGAGGCTTTTTTGTTTTTGGCGACTATCTTCTACTAATAAATACAGATAAGCTAATTGTCCAGAGATAATATCTAAACTATTGTCAACTTGATTTAAGCGCTGATCAAGATGATAAAAACCCGCGTTTAAGTTGTTTTCAATCCGATTTAAGTCAGCTTCAAGTCGATTAAAGCCTGCTTCCATTGATTGTTGAATGTGACCTAAAGTGTTTTGGATTTGGTGCAGTTTATAGCCCATATAGGCAAAGCCCGCAATACTGACACCAAGATTTAAAACACTTGCGCCCGCAGCAATTTGAGTTAATCCCATTACTGAGGATAAAGTTTTTTCAATACCCATTAATTTATGATAGGTAAGCCCATGACCAATAATATCAACTCCTCCCAAGATGGGGGAAAAGGGAACTGTCATCAGTTTGCTAGTTAGTCCCGGCGTTTCGGCTAAATGGCGGACAATTTGACCCCCATTTGCAGTACCCGCAGCCCATCTAATAACGCTTCCATAGCGTTTCATTGAACCATCTAATAAACCTTTGATAATTTCTGGATTGTTAACTAAAAGAGTGGTATCAATTAACATTTTAATTACTCCTGTTTAACGATTATAAACTCCAATATTTTCGTAGGCTTCTATTCGCAATCTAGGGGAAATTGTAAAATTAACTGATAAATCAGCTAATTTACGAAACGCATCATATCTATCCAGTTGATTCACATTAGAATTGAACCCTTCATCTGCTTGATTTAGCTCGATAGAGACTAGATAAATATCATATTCTGATTCTGCTCCTTTTGCGACTAAATAATCGCTAATATTGGCTTTGATTTTAGAGTATTTATCTTCAGTCCCTACCAATAAATATTTCGTGATTTCATAAAGAGATTCCCCATCTTTAAAATCAATGCTTCCTTTTGCTTGGAGTGATTCAAGAAAACCAGCCTGTGCATGAGAAACTACTAAAACTAAAAACTTTTGAGTAATTTTTTGTGCTGTAGTAGTTAAACTTGAATGGGTTTGAACTGTAGAAATGCTAGAAAATGAAGAATTAGAGTTAAATTTTTCGGGTTCTTCTCTACGAGTTTGCTGTTGTGATTGCTCCTCTTTTAGCTGTTTAAATTTTGCTCCTACTAATGCTCCTCCTGCTGCTCCTATTGCTGCTCCTACTGGGCCTCCTACTAATGCTCCTAATAATGCTCCTCCTGCTACTGGTACTACTAGATCTAGATCGTTAGGTTCCATTTTTTAACTCCTAAATTTCATTAGTTTAAAACTTACTTCACTGACGACTATAGCAATCCTATTTGATTTACCGTAGGGGCAATTCATGAATTGCCCCTACGGTCAGGGTTTGAGTCATAGAGGTTATTACAACCGATTTAGACTTGCTATATCTTCTTTTAAATTTTCACAAACTGATGTTGCATAATCTTTTTTAATTTCAAAATCAAGCCAGAACTGTTTTTCCTGCTCAAAGTTTTCCTTAATGATCGTTAATTGTTTTTCCAAAGCACGTTCAGCTAGATTGGTAATTTCATCAACAGATTCTTCAAAGATATTGCTAACATTATCTAATCGTTGGAGAATCCAGTCAAGCAAAATATCCCACAAACTGTCTTTCCCTTTCTCAATTCCACTTAACCATTGTTTTGCCATTAAGTCAGGAGAAGGAAGAAAAAGTTCAACATACTCAATATCTTCGTAAATATTTTGAGTGACCTCTTCTTGATATTCAGTGATTACAGGTCGTGTTTTTGTTCTAGTTTTTGTGCTTTTGAAACAAGAACCTTCTTCATAGGTTTCTGTATAGTTTTGATATTCAGTTTTGGTGCGAGTTTCATATTCGGTTTTCGTCCCAACGACGGCTTTTTGTTGGGATTGCTTTTGTTCTATAGCTTCTGGAAGTTCAAAAAACTTCTCAGGTAAAGTTGGCAAGTTTTGAGCTAATTTTTTGCGTAAATTACTGATAGCTGCTTTTTCAAGATTAATCGAAGACAACTTTTCATCTGACAAACAAACTTTTAATCTCTTAACTTGCTCATTCACTAATGATTCTAAAGCTTGTTCAAATTGTTGAGCTTTTGATTGTAGTACAAACTCTGCTCTTGCGGATATAGCTTCTCTCATCCTGTGATATAGCAAGCGAACATAGCGTTCATCATGTTCAATTTCTTTTTTTCCCTGATCATCATCAGCCCTTACACGCTTAACTAAGTATTCAGACTCAGTAGAAAACTTACTGAGTCTTCGACTAACATTATCATAGGCTTTAGAAATATCATCAGCCAATGAAGGTGATATGGCTTCCCGTAGTTGATCTTTTAGCTCACAATATCCATGATTATCTTTAAGAGCATCACGAACTGGAACAATTAAAACTTTGGTTAAGTCTCCTTCTACCTCATTAACAGCATCAAAAATTAGAGAAAAGCCATCAAACCCCTTTTTTTCAGCAGATTGTTTAATCTTAATCCGAGTATTTGGATCTTCGCTTTTTAACCCTGCTATCAGTTCCTCAATTTCCCCCTGAAAGTCCTTCCCAATTTTTTTGATATTTTTCTGTAAATCTTGACGAATGTTAGCGATTTTATCTATTTCTTTATCAACCTGTTCTTTATTGTTAATTGTTCCGGCTTCAATCAGAATACCGAGAGATTCTGCCAAAGCATCATAATTAGTGAATACTTCCAGCAAGATAGGAAGTATTACCAGTTCTGAAAATGATTCTTTAACCCGCACACGGAAACGATCCCAAAGTTCTCTACCTCCACTCCATTCTAAAGAATAGCGGAGAATTTTTCGCATAGTTTCATCATCAATATTATTACCTGAGATGATTTGCATTCTGAGGTTAAAAAACCATTGTGCTAACTCCACATTATCCCCAATACACTGAAGAATTCGATTAAAACAGTCTTCAAAAAGTGCTTTTAGGAATTTTGATCGTGTCGCTTGATCAACTGTTGATGGTTCGTGAAGAGATCCTGAACCCCAAGCACATTGAGCATAATATAAAAGACGAGCATTAAAGGGTAGGACATCAGGAAGTTCTGGCAGTGATAAATCCTGTTTAATTTGTTCTTTTAACTTATCAATCCGCACTGGCAGAGGTAAATCATCAGTTCCTCGCTGATCGACTCGATTTAAGATAAAAATCATCGAATCTGTGCGTCCCTGTAGAAATTCGACAACTTGTTTTAACTCTTCAAAAAGGCGTTTTCTGTGATCATCATCTACCTGCATATAGTCCAAAGCCACTAAACTAAAAGCTTTATTAACTTGCCCTTGAATCGTTGCTAAATTAGTCTGATCTTGAACTGATTTTAATCCAGGTAAATCAATTAATTCAACTTCTATTCCGTCGGGTAAACCTAGTAAGGAACTATTGCAAGCTGGTAAAATAGAAACCTGAGCAGTGATTTGGGGTGCAACATACTCTCGTTTTTTACGAGCATCATGATAGGAGTGCATAACAACGCTAATTCGCTGATATAAATCCTCATCATTTAATCCTGTCCATTCACCCGTATCCCAAGCCGCATCCTCTGTTTTTTCAATGATTAATTTTTGTTCCTGAGAATGTTGGATTGTTAATACACCCCCACTCATTTCTCCAGCTTCAATCGGTGCAATTTTTCGACCAATCAGCGCGTTAACAATCGTTGATTTTCCAGAGGAAGTTGTACCCAGAGTAGCAATCCGAAAACTAGGATTTTTTAGCCGTTGGACAGCTTCTTGATAAACGCTTAAAAAATCTTGTAAGGAAGATTGAATCCCTGGATCATTAAAAACATCTGGGGACGAGTTGACTAAGTTAGAAACTGAGTTACCTAATTCTTGTAAAAGGTTGCGGGTGTTGTTTAACTTAGATTCAATATTGAGGTTATTCCGCATGGTCACTACCTGGGATGTTTGAAAGGTTACTCATGGCTTGACTAAGACAGAGGCGAGAGCATAGAAGAATTATAACTCTTAAAGTTGAGCTTGAACCAATTTTTTGAAGATTTGCGGCAGAGATTCACAGGATTTACGGATGGTAACGATTTAACCCAGCTTTGAGATTGCTTCGTTACCCTTGCAATGACATAATTGAGAAATGTTTCAGCAGAGCTTTCTCTTGTTCATAAACCTTTCGCAGCGACTCCAGGGCGATCGCCTTAAACCTCAAATATGGCAAATCCAGAACATTTAACATTATTACAGTGGGAAAATAAACGTTGGAAAATTTGGCGTTTAAATAATCCTGATATTCAGCCGGACTTATGCGAGGCTAATTTAATGGGGGCTGATTTAAACGGAATTAATTTAGCAGATGCTGATTTAAGTAAAGCTAATTTAATTGCAACAGATTTAAGCTCGGCAAACCTAACAAAAGCAGATTTAAGTTTAGCTCAATTGCGACGGGCAAACCTCAGTGAAGCAGTATTATTTCAAGCGAATTTAAGTGAAGCTAATCTAAATACAGCTATATTAAATAACGCAGAATTAATTGAAACCTATCTCTATCGCACCGACTTAAATAATGCCAAACTGATTAATGTTCATTTTAATGGAGCTTATTTATATGGAGCAAATTTGAGTGAAGCTGATTTAACTCAAGGGGATTTAAGATTTGCGAATTTAAACAAAGCGAATCTTTATCAAGCCGATTTAACTGGGGCAAATTTAAGAGGGACAACGTTAATTCAAGCGAATTTACAAAATGCTAATTTATCCTATGCAAATTTAAGAGGAACAAACCTCAGTAAAGCCAATTTACGAGGAGCAAATTTAACCGGAGTTAATTTACAATTTGCTAATTTAAACGGTGCTATTCTTTCCTAATTCTCTCGTAGGGGTTTGGTTTCCAAACCCTCTTTCTTTGAATTCGTAATTCGTAATTCCTAATTCGTAATTCCTAATTCCTAATTCCCTGTTCCCTTTAATAACACTTTAATCGCAAACTCCGGTAATGCCAACATCCGACGCCAGCGCCAAGGTTCTTGATATAATCGATATAACCATTCTAAATGATATTTACAAAAAAATTCTGGTGCTCGTTGTTTAATTCCTGACCAAATATCAAAACTTCCCCCCACACCTATCCAAATCGAATTCGGACAAAGATGACGATTTTGACTAATCCAATATTCCTGACGAGGAACTCCTAAACCCACTAATATTAATCGAGGTTGTAAATCTTTTAAAGTTATTTTTAAATCTTCTTCTTCTGAAGCAGACAGATAGCCATGATAACTCGAAATTCCCAGACTCGGAAATTTTTGTTGAATATTATCAGCAGCTTGTTGAGCAATTCCCGGTTTTCCCCCATAGAAAAAGATAACTTCAGAATTGTCTAATTTACCAATATTTTCTATTAAGGTTTCGGCTAATTCAATCCCCGGACACCGTTTAATTTTTTTGCCTTTATATTGTAAATAAAGCACCACCCCCGCACCATCGGGAATGACTAACTCTGCTGAATGAATAATTTCTGCTAATTGCGTATTTTTTTCCGCCTGTATCGCCATTTCTGCATTCAGGGTAATTACATGAGTTCCTAACCCTTGTTGCCAACATTTTAATAACCAGTTACTATAATTATCAATTAGATGAACGGGTAAACCCAAAACTGGAAAACGGTTTAGACTAGAATCATAAGGTAAAATCGTTTGACTCATTACGGACTTTAGTAACCTCACACACATTATTATAAGATTAGCGGATTGTGTGACCAAAATTTCACATTTTAGGAATCCACAAATTTTATAATTCTTCCTCATGCTTCTTCAGCTAACACAATGGCATCTGGTATTTATCCTTATGGGTTGGACTGTGAACCGGAAGTTGAAGAAAAAAGCCTCTCCGGGTCTAAAAAGCGCAACAACAGACATAAGATACCCAGATACCCGGTATTAAAAGAGAGGCAAAAATTCTATTCTATCTTGATACTCATCCTCATAAGATGCCTCGGCGATTAAAATCAACTGCTCAATATTTTCACCAATACTTAACTTTGGACTCAGGATAAAAATCCCAGGGATATGATGACTTAAAGCGATATGATCTGCTAGATGAACTGGCATAGACTTGCGGTTATTGGTTACTAAAATACATTGATGTTTTTCACACCACAATAAAATTTCAGGATCTAAAGTTCCTTTAGGTGGAGCCGTGAGATCACCAACGGCTATCACAAATAATTCTGATTGAAAACGGCGTAGTTGATGGGTATAAATTGGATCGACATTTTCATCAATAAGATAATTGAGCATAATCCGTTGAGTTTGCCAATTTTTGTGCTTTCAATTGTCGCAGTTTCTCTACAATTGGGCGAGGATTACGTTGTTGTTCTGCTCGCATTCTATCGCCCCATTCTAACCAATCAGTCATGTAAGCCTCCACTACTGATTTGTTATGCAAGTAATATAAAATTGTTGCATACACCTGTTCTAAAGTGAGTGAAGGATAGGTGTTGGCAATTTCTTCTGGCGTTTTGGCACGAAAAAGGTGGTCAAATAAAATGGTTTCAATACCGATGCGTGTGCCTTTAAGTCGAATATCATCCGCCGCCAAAAAATTAAAGTAATCTTCTAATAGCATGGTTTTTTAAAGATCAAAATAGCAACGTGATTACCGCTACTTATTTTAGCATTTAATCTTGCAGTTAGTAGAGACGCGCTTGTCGAGCCTTCGCGCTACGCTAACGCACGTCTCTACACCGTCAACCCATCTATTTCAACGCTTTTAACGCTTCTAACGGTCGCACCATTCCCCAACCCCAACGGTTATCGGGACGTTGTTCTTCACCCCCCGGATGATAAGCGGTTTTCTTCAAAACATCAATAATCTTACTTAACGGAGCTTCGGGACAGGCTGACATCAATAAGGCTGCAATTCCGGCGATGTGGGGCGTGGCCATTGATGTCCCGTCCATGTAGGTATATTGAAAAACGCCGTTATCCATTTTCACCGGAGGAATACAGGAATAAATTTGAGCACCGGGGGCGGAAACATCGGGTTTTGTCACCCAGGCGTTAGGGGAGTCCGCCGGAAACACTAAACTGGCGCCACTACTAAAAAATGTAATTCCCAGATTATCGGTTTCAATTTGTTCCACAGCACCCACAGAAAAGGCATTATAAGCATTACCTGGAGAACTCGTATTTCCGTGATTTTCGTTTCCAATAGCGACAATGGGTAAAATTCCGTATTGATTGACTAAAATATCAAAAACTTGGGGAAATAGAGGTTCATAATAACTCAATCCCAAGGACATATTAATAATTTTTGCCCCTTTTTCAACAGCCCAAGAAATCCCTTCAATTAAGGTTAATAAAGTTGCGTCTCCGACTAATACTCCAGCAACAATTAAATTCGCTTGAGGTGCGACACCAATAGACAAACCCTCCTCGGTTTTTCCTCCTGCAATTGTGCCGCAAACGTGGGTTCCATGTTGTCCACTATCAAAGCTGGGACTCGCGGTAATTCGACGTCCTAATGGGTCAATAACAATAAAATCTTTTACCCGTCCTTTTAAAGCGGGATGATCTCCATGTACCCCCGAATCTAACACCGCAACCGTAACATTTTCTCCTTGGGTTGTTTCCCAAACTTTGGGAATTTCTAACCGTTTTAATCCCCAAGTTAGTTTATCCTCTAATTCTTGTTTTTGCAAGCTAGAATAATCAACTCCTTTGGGTTCAATTAAATGAATCCTTTGGTTAGGAAGAATAGCAACAACATCAGGATGTTGTGCTAAAATCGGTAAGCTTTGACGAGTAACTTCGATTTGGGCAATGGGTAAACTTCCCCGACCAACGGGTTCTGCATAAAAGGATTGACGAGTAGCATTTTGATAATCATTAATAATTTTATTGGCAATGGATTGATTGGTTTGTTCTTGTTGTTTTAAGGTTTCAAAATAGGCGGCTGTTCCCGGTTGAGGCATTGACCCTGGAGACACTAAACCTCTATAAATAACAATGGCATCTTTTCGGGCATTGGGTTGACTGTGGCCTAAAAAGGGTTCAAACGCGGGAGAAATTTTAGATTGAGTTGTCATTTAGAGTTGACTCCGTTTTAATAATAATCCTTGAGCCCAGTGTACTAATTTTCTGACCCAAGGGATAGAGGGTAAATTCCGTTCAGGATATTAATCTTCTTGTTCTAGCTTAAATCTTGAGATTCAGGGTAATTTGAGCTCTTGGCAGAGATCCAGTATTCCTGTAGGATTAGACAATGATCACAACAATTAACCGTCTTTTTGATTGAAATTAAGAATGAACAATAAAGATAAAAAACTGCATCCGGGTTGGTGGATTTCAATTTTATATTTTGCCCAAGGATTTCCTTATACCGTTGTCAATACAATGTCAGTGGTTTTTTTAAAAGGATTAGGGGCAAGTAATGAATTAATTGGATTAACCAGTTTGTTATCTCTCCCTTGGGTGATGAAAGGATTATGGGGGCCAATTGTTGATATTTATTCAACCAAACGGCGATGGATTTTAAGGATGGAAATTGTATGTGCAATTCTATTTTTAATTTTAGCATTGGGTGCACCATTTCCCTCAGCAATTCCGTTTTCGATTGCAATTTTTTCCCTCATTGCCTTTGCTAGTGCTACCCATGATATCGCCATTGATGGCTTTTATTTAACGGTGTTAAATTTAGACCAACAGGCGTTTTATGTAGGAGTTAGAAACACCGCTTATCGGATGGCGGTTTTAGCTGGCGGTGGCGGGTTAGTATTTTTAGCCGGACATATTGCTGAACAATATATTGATGAGAAAAGTCCAACGGGGGAAATTACATATAATTTGGTTCCGTTAAAGTTTTTGGGGTCTGATTTTTCACTTCCTGCATTAGGATGGGGGTGGACGATTGCTTTTTCTGTAGCGAGTTTAATCTTTTTACTCATCTACGGATTTCAGAGAATTTATTTACCCTATTCCCCAAAAGCAGTTTTTTCAGAAACCGAAAGTCTTTCAAATTCTGCTAATTTTATCAATTCCTTCAAAACCTATTTTACCCAATATAAAATCGGTTGGATTATCGCTTTTATTTTATTATTTCGTTTGGGAGATGCGTTAACCTTCAAAATGGCAATGCCTTTTTTAATGGATACACCCGCAAAAGGAGGGTTAGGCATTTCAACCGCCGAAATAGGGATTTTATCGGGAACAGTGGGAGTGATTTTCCTATTATTTGGGGGATTATTAGGAGGATTTTTAATTGCCAAACAAGGGTTAAAAACTTGGATATGGCCGATGGCAATTCTCCAAAATTTTACTAATATCTTTTATTGGTTATTAGCCAAAACTCAACCGGAAATTATTTGGGCCTATGTTGTTAATTCCATTGAACAGTTCACCTATGGTTTAGGGGTAGCAGCCTATACGGTCTTTTTAATGCAAACGGTTCGTCCTGAATATAAAGCTTCCCATTATGCGATTACAACGGCATTTATGGCGGCTGGGGTATTAATTCCAGGGGTCTTTAGTGGGTATATTCAAGCGAATTTAGGCTATCAAAACTACTTTTTATTAAGTGCAATGGCGGTAATTCCGGGTTTATTAACAATCTTCTTTATTCCCATTAAAGATCAACACAATATAAAATCTGTCCCTCGACCCGGACTCGATGACGAAAACATATAAAGTAGGGTGCGTAAGGCGAAGCCGCACGCACCAAATTCACCAAATTAGAACAGAAAACCTTGATGATTATTATAGATAATTGATGGTGCGTGCGCGGAGCTTACGCACCCTACGGTTTAAATGACTGCGATACACTCGATTTCTACTAATACATCTTTGGGAAGGCGAGACACTTCAACCGTCGCCCTAGCGGGGGCTGTTTCGGGTTTAAAATATTTAGAATAAACTTCATTAACTTGGGTAAAATCGTTCATATCTTTTAAGAAGATTGTGGTTTTAACGACGTTTTCCCAAGTAGCACCAGCTTCGGTTAATACCGCTTCTAAATTTGACATCACTCGTTCAGTTTGTTTGATAACATCATCGGGATAAAGAATTTGGTTAATGCGGGGGTCAATGGCAATTTGTCCTGATAAAAATATCATGTTATTGACCATTACCGCTTGATTATAAGGGCCAACGGGTTTAGGCGCGTTTTCGGTTTTAATGATCTTGCGAGTCATAACAGTTTGTTTTTCTTCTCCGATAATAATTGTATAATTGTCTGGGTCATTAATGGTATCATCAGGCATTACTGAGGCTAAGGTTTCAGCTTCCTCAAAGTTAGCCAAATAGATATTAGCTAAATTTAGTCTAGCACCAATGAAACTGGCTTTTTCAACATTGGCTCTGATCAAATTAGCCTTTTTAAGATTTGCCAGCTTCAGGTTAGCATTTTTTAAACAAGCAGAACGTAGATTTGCTGATTCAAGGTTAGCAAACCTAAAATCTGCTCCCGTTAAATCTAAATAAGATAAGTCAGCCTCTCGAAGATCAGTATTAGCAAAATCAGTTCCTTGAAAATTTACATCAAAAAATTTTTGACCTACAAGATTTAAAGAACTTAGATTAGCTTCTGCAAAATTAGCTCTACTTGACTTAACATCAGAGTAATTAACATTTCTTAAATCCGCACCTTGTAAATCAGCATCTTCAAAATTAGTAGCAATTAGACTTGAGCTTTGGAGGTCGGCTTCAGTCAGTATTGCTTGACTAAAATTTGTTTCTCTTAAGTTAGCTGAATCTAAACAAGCGTTAGTCAAATTAGCTGAGGTCAGTATTGCTTTAGTGAAGTTAGCTTTTGTCAAATCTGCTTCTTTAAGGTTGATTCCTGTTAAATTAGCATTTTGTAAATCTACTCCACAAAGTTCTACGCCCTCAAAATCCCGTTCACCTTGAGCATATTTCTCTAACAATTCTTTAGCGTCCATAATTTACCTCTTAATTATCCTTATATTAGTTTATCATTAAGATGAACTTCTGAATATTCTCATTACAACACTTTCCTTATATTCTAATAATAATTGATGGTGCGTCCGCGTTGATGGAACAGCCGACAGGTCTAGTAGGGTGTGTAAGGCGAAGCCGCACGCACCTATTAACCCTATTAATAGAATTGAAACAAAAAACCTTGATGATTGTTATATATAATTGATGGTGCGTGCGCGGAGCTTACGCACCCTACTTTAATAATAATTACAAATAATAGCCGATAACTGTTATGATTAAAGATTGAGCTTAAATTAATATAGGAAATCATCAACATGGCTGCAAATGAAACCCGCAATGAAGTAGAAGTTCGTTCTCAGAAAGTCGATGACTTGAGAGCATTGGGAATAGAACCCTATCCGAGTCACTCCCTTCAACGGTCACATACGACCCAAGCAATTAAAGATTTATTCGCACAACCGGGGAAAGAATTAAATGATGGAGAAAGTGACCCCGACGCTATTCCCTTAACTGTTTGTGGACGCATTACCTTTAAACGGGATAGTGGAAGTATTGGGTTTATTGGGTTAACCGATATTGCGGGAACCATTCAACTCAAACTTGAGAAAAAATTAGTCACAGGCGAAATGGGATTATCCTTTAATCAGGTTAAAAAATATCTCGATTTAGGAGATTTTATTGCCGCCGAAGGAATAGGATGTCGCACGAACCGAGGGGAATTATCCGTACAAGTTGAACGGATTTTTGTGATTTCTAAAGCAACGATGCCTTTTCCTGATTCCTATTATGGAATTAATGACCCGGAATTGTGCCGTCGCCATCGAGAAATTGATTTAGTAAGTAACCCGAAATCCTTAGAAACCTTTAAACTTAGAAATCGGATTTTAAAAAGGAT encodes the following:
- a CDS encoding glycine zipper domain-containing protein, with protein sequence MEPNDLDLVVPVAGGALLGALVGGPVGAAIGAAGGALVGAKFKQLKEEQSQQQTRREEPEKFNSNSSFSSISTVQTHSSLTTTAQKITQKFLVLVVSHAQAGFLESLQAKGSIDFKDGESLYEITKYLLVGTEDKYSKIKANISDYLVAKGAESEYDIYLVSIELNQADEGFNSNVNQLDRYDAFRKLADLSVNFTISPRLRIEAYENIGVYNR
- a CDS encoding dynamin family protein, translated to MRNNLNIESKLNNTRNLLQELGNSVSNLVNSSPDVFNDPGIQSSLQDFLSVYQEAVQRLKNPSFRIATLGTTSSGKSTIVNALIGRKIAPIEAGEMSGGVLTIQHSQEQKLIIEKTEDAAWDTGEWTGLNDEDLYQRISVVMHSYHDARKKREYVAPQITAQVSILPACNSSLLGLPDGIEVELIDLPGLKSVQDQTNLATIQGQVNKAFSLVALDYMQVDDDHRKRLFEELKQVVEFLQGRTDSMIFILNRVDQRGTDDLPLPVRIDKLKEQIKQDLSLPELPDVLPFNARLLYYAQCAWGSGSLHEPSTVDQATRSKFLKALFEDCFNRILQCIGDNVELAQWFFNLRMQIISGNNIDDETMRKILRYSLEWSGGRELWDRFRVRVKESFSELVILPILLEVFTNYDALAESLGILIEAGTINNKEQVDKEIDKIANIRQDLQKNIKKIGKDFQGEIEELIAGLKSEDPNTRIKIKQSAEKKGFDGFSLIFDAVNEVEGDLTKVLIVPVRDALKDNHGYCELKDQLREAISPSLADDISKAYDNVSRRLSKFSTESEYLVKRVRADDDQGKKEIEHDERYVRLLYHRMREAISARAEFVLQSKAQQFEQALESLVNEQVKRLKVCLSDEKLSSINLEKAAISNLRKKLAQNLPTLPEKFFELPEAIEQKQSQQKAVVGTKTEYETRTKTEYQNYTETYEEGSCFKSTKTRTKTRPVITEYQEEVTQNIYEDIEYVELFLPSPDLMAKQWLSGIEKGKDSLWDILLDWILQRLDNVSNIFEESVDEITNLAERALEKQLTIIKENFEQEKQFWLDFEIKKDYATSVCENLKEDIASLNRL
- a CDS encoding pentapeptide repeat-containing protein: MANPEHLTLLQWENKRWKIWRLNNPDIQPDLCEANLMGADLNGINLADADLSKANLIATDLSSANLTKADLSLAQLRRANLSEAVLFQANLSEANLNTAILNNAELIETYLYRTDLNNAKLINVHFNGAYLYGANLSEADLTQGDLRFANLNKANLYQADLTGANLRGTTLIQANLQNANLSYANLRGTNLSKANLRGANLTGVNLQFANLNGAILS
- a CDS encoding WecB/TagA/CpsF family glycosyltransferase; translated protein: MSQTILPYDSSLNRFPVLGLPVHLIDNYSNWLLKCWQQGLGTHVITLNAEMAIQAEKNTQLAEIIHSAELVIPDGAGVVLYLQYKGKKIKRCPGIELAETLIENIGKLDNSEVIFFYGGKPGIAQQAADNIQQKFPSLGISSYHGYLSASEEEDLKITLKDLQPRLILVGLGVPRQEYWISQNRHLCPNSIWIGVGGSFDIWSGIKQRAPEFFCKYHLEWLYRLYQEPWRWRRMLALPEFAIKVLLKGTGN
- a CDS encoding DUF5615 family PIN-like protein, translated to MLNYLIDENVDPIYTHQLRRFQSELFVIAVGDLTAPPKGTLDPEILLWCEKHQCILVTNNRKSMPVHLADHIALSHHIPGIFILSPKLSIGENIEQLILIAEASYEDEYQDRIEFLPLF
- a CDS encoding DUF433 domain-containing protein, which codes for MLLEDYFNFLAADDIRLKGTRIGIETILFDHLFRAKTPEEIANTYPSLTLEQVYATILYYLHNKSVVEAYMTDWLEWGDRMRAEQQRNPRPIVEKLRQLKAQKLANSTDYAQLSY
- a CDS encoding S8 family serine peptidase encodes the protein MTTQSKISPAFEPFLGHSQPNARKDAIVIYRGLVSPGSMPQPGTAAYFETLKQQEQTNQSIANKIINDYQNATRQSFYAEPVGRGSLPIAQIEVTRQSLPILAQHPDVVAILPNQRIHLIEPKGVDYSSLQKQELEDKLTWGLKRLEIPKVWETTQGENVTVAVLDSGVHGDHPALKGRVKDFIVIDPLGRRITASPSFDSGQHGTHVCGTIAGGKTEEGLSIGVAPQANLIVAGVLVGDATLLTLIEGISWAVEKGAKIINMSLGLSYYEPLFPQVFDILVNQYGILPIVAIGNENHGNTSSPGNAYNAFSVGAVEQIETDNLGITFFSSGASLVFPADSPNAWVTKPDVSAPGAQIYSCIPPVKMDNGVFQYTYMDGTSMATPHIAGIAALLMSACPEAPLSKIIDVLKKTAYHPGGEEQRPDNRWGWGMVRPLEALKALK
- a CDS encoding MFS transporter — translated: MNNKDKKLHPGWWISILYFAQGFPYTVVNTMSVVFLKGLGASNELIGLTSLLSLPWVMKGLWGPIVDIYSTKRRWILRMEIVCAILFLILALGAPFPSAIPFSIAIFSLIAFASATHDIAIDGFYLTVLNLDQQAFYVGVRNTAYRMAVLAGGGGLVFLAGHIAEQYIDEKSPTGEITYNLVPLKFLGSDFSLPALGWGWTIAFSVASLIFLLIYGFQRIYLPYSPKAVFSETESLSNSANFINSFKTYFTQYKIGWIIAFILLFRLGDALTFKMAMPFLMDTPAKGGLGISTAEIGILSGTVGVIFLLFGGLLGGFLIAKQGLKTWIWPMAILQNFTNIFYWLLAKTQPEIIWAYVVNSIEQFTYGLGVAAYTVFLMQTVRPEYKASHYAITTAFMAAGVLIPGVFSGYIQANLGYQNYFLLSAMAVIPGLLTIFFIPIKDQHNIKSVPRPGLDDENI
- a CDS encoding Rid family detoxifying hydrolase, which gives rise to MDAKELLEKYAQGERDFEGVELCGVDLQNANLTGINLKEADLTKANFTKAILTSANLTNACLDSANLRETNFSQAILTEADLQSSSLIATNFEDADLQGADLRNVNYSDVKSSRANFAEANLSSLNLVGQKFFDVNFQGTDFANTDLREADLSYLDLTGADFRFANLESANLRSACLKNANLKLANLKKANLIRANVEKASFIGARLNLANIYLANFEEAETLASVMPDDTINDPDNYTIIIGEEKQTVMTRKIIKTENAPKPVGPYNQAVMVNNMIFLSGQIAIDPRINQILYPDDVIKQTERVMSNLEAVLTEAGATWENVVKTTIFLKDMNDFTQVNEVYSKYFKPETAPARATVEVSRLPKDVLVEIECIAVI